One part of the Streptomyces sp. NBC_00286 genome encodes these proteins:
- the hisB gene encoding imidazoleglycerol-phosphate dehydratase HisB — translation MSRVGRVERNTKETSVVVEIDLDGSGKVDVSTGVGFYDHMLDQLGRHGLFDLTVKTEGDLHIDSHHTIEDTALALGAAFKQALGDKVGIYRFGNCTVPLDESLAQVTVDLSGRPYLVHTEPEKMAPMIGEYDTTMTRHILESFVAQAQIALHVHVPYGRNAHHIVECQFKALARALRYASERDPRAAGILPSTKGAL, via the coding sequence ATGAGCCGCGTAGGCCGTGTCGAACGGAATACCAAGGAAACGTCCGTCGTCGTCGAGATCGACCTCGACGGCAGCGGAAAGGTCGATGTGTCGACCGGAGTCGGCTTCTACGACCACATGCTCGACCAGCTCGGCCGGCACGGTCTGTTCGACCTGACCGTGAAGACCGAGGGCGATCTGCACATCGACTCGCACCACACCATCGAGGACACGGCGCTGGCGCTGGGCGCGGCCTTCAAGCAGGCCCTCGGCGACAAGGTGGGGATTTATCGATTCGGCAACTGCACGGTCCCGCTGGACGAGTCGCTCGCCCAGGTGACCGTCGACCTCTCCGGCCGCCCCTACCTCGTGCACACGGAGCCCGAGAAGATGGCTCCGATGATCGGCGAGTACGACACCACGATGACCCGGCACATCCTGGAGTCCTTCGTCGCCCAGGCGCAGATCGCGCTGCACGTGCACGTGCCCTACGGGCGCAACGCGCACCACATCGTGGAGTGCCAGTTCAAGGCGCTGGCGCGGGCGCTGCGTTACGCCTCCGAGCGTGACCCGCGGGCCGCCGGCATCCTTCCGTCCACGAAGGGCGCACTGTAA
- the hisD gene encoding histidinol dehydrogenase — translation MISRIDLRGDALPEGPALRDLLPRADFDVSAALEKVRPICEAVHHRGDAALIDYAEKFDGVKLDQVRVPAAALDRALEELDPAVRAALEESIRRARIVHREQRRTSHTTQVVPGGTVTEKWVPVERVGLYAPGGRSVYPSSVIMNVVPAQEAGVGSVALASPAQAEFNGLPHPTILAACALLGIDEVYAAGGATAVAMFAYGTESCPPANMVTGPGNIWVAAAKRYFTGLIGIDSEAGPTEIAILADETADPVHVAADLISQAEHDPLAAAVLVTDSVALADAVEKELEPQVAATKHIEDRITPALAGRQSAIVLVSGVDEGLRVVNAYGAEHLEIQTADATAVADRVTNAGAIFIGPWAPVSLGDYAAGSNHVLPTGGCACHSSGLSVQSFLRGIHIVDYTRDALAEVAHHVVTLAEAEDLPAHGAAIKARFEWKVPGK, via the coding sequence GTGATCTCTCGAATCGATCTGCGCGGCGACGCCCTCCCCGAGGGCCCCGCCCTGCGCGACCTGCTGCCCCGAGCCGACTTCGACGTCTCGGCCGCCCTGGAGAAGGTGCGTCCGATCTGCGAGGCCGTGCATCATCGGGGCGACGCGGCGCTGATCGACTACGCGGAGAAGTTCGACGGGGTCAAGCTCGACCAGGTGCGGGTGCCCGCCGCGGCGCTCGACCGCGCCCTCGAAGAGCTCGACCCCGCCGTCCGCGCGGCCCTGGAGGAGTCCATCCGCCGCGCCCGCATCGTCCACCGCGAGCAGCGCCGCACCAGCCACACCACCCAGGTCGTGCCCGGCGGCACGGTCACCGAGAAGTGGGTGCCGGTCGAGCGGGTCGGCCTGTACGCGCCCGGCGGCCGGTCGGTGTACCCGTCCTCCGTGATCATGAATGTCGTGCCCGCGCAGGAGGCCGGCGTCGGCTCCGTAGCCCTCGCCTCGCCCGCCCAGGCCGAGTTCAACGGCCTCCCGCACCCGACGATCCTCGCGGCCTGCGCGCTGCTCGGCATCGACGAGGTGTACGCGGCCGGCGGCGCCACCGCGGTCGCGATGTTCGCGTACGGCACCGAGTCCTGCCCGCCCGCCAACATGGTCACCGGGCCCGGCAACATCTGGGTCGCCGCCGCCAAGCGGTACTTCACGGGACTCATCGGCATCGACTCCGAGGCCGGCCCGACCGAGATCGCGATCCTCGCGGACGAGACCGCCGACCCGGTGCACGTCGCCGCCGACCTGATCAGCCAGGCCGAGCACGACCCGCTCGCGGCCGCCGTCCTCGTCACGGACTCCGTGGCGCTGGCCGACGCGGTCGAGAAGGAGCTCGAGCCGCAGGTCGCGGCCACCAAGCACATCGAGGACCGGATCACCCCGGCGCTTGCGGGCCGGCAGTCCGCGATCGTGCTGGTCTCCGGCGTGGACGAGGGCCTGCGGGTGGTGAACGCGTACGGCGCGGAGCACCTGGAGATCCAGACGGCCGACGCCACCGCGGTGGCCGACCGTGTGACGAACGCGGGCGCGATCTTCATCGGCCCCTGGGCGCCCGTCTCACTGGGCGACTACGCGGCCGGCTCCAACCACGTCCTGCCGACCGGCGGCTGCGCCTGCCACTCCTCGGGGCTCAGCGTCCAGTCCTTCCTGCGCGGCATCCACATCGTCGACTACACGCGCGACGCGCTGGCCGAGGTGGCGCACCACGTGGTGACGCTTGCCGAGGCCGAGGACCTGCCCGCGCATGGCGCCGCGATCAAGGCACGCTTCGAGTGGAAGGTGCCGGGCAAGTGA
- a CDS encoding TIGR03085 family metal-binding protein, with translation MSTHAKRERLLLADLLEASGPDAPTLCEGWNTRDLAAHVVVRERRPDAAGGTLIKQLAPRLDRVMTEFTEKPYEELIQLIRTGPPRFSPFSLKQIDEAANTVEFYVHTEDVRRAQPDWTPRELDPVFQDALWSRLERTARLVGRGVPTGLVLRRPDGQTAVAHRGTPVVTVTGEPSELLMFTYGRQNQADVELDGDKDAIAKLHETKQLGI, from the coding sequence ATGTCGACCCATGCGAAGCGTGAACGACTTCTCCTCGCCGACCTGTTGGAAGCCTCGGGCCCGGATGCCCCGACCCTGTGCGAGGGCTGGAACACCCGGGACCTGGCCGCCCATGTGGTGGTGCGCGAACGCCGCCCCGACGCCGCCGGCGGCACCCTGATCAAGCAGCTCGCGCCACGCCTGGACCGGGTGATGACGGAGTTCACCGAGAAGCCGTACGAGGAACTGATCCAGCTGATCCGTACCGGCCCGCCCCGCTTCTCGCCCTTCTCCCTCAAGCAGATCGACGAGGCGGCGAACACGGTGGAGTTCTACGTCCACACCGAGGACGTACGCCGCGCACAGCCGGACTGGACCCCACGCGAACTGGACCCCGTCTTCCAGGACGCCCTCTGGTCCCGCCTGGAACGAACAGCCCGCCTCGTGGGCCGCGGCGTCCCCACCGGCCTGGTCCTCCGCCGCCCCGACGGCCAGACGGCGGTCGCCCACCGCGGCACCCCGGTGGTGACGGTGACCGGCGAACCCTCCGAGCTGCTGATGTTCACGTACGGCCGCCAGAACCAGGCCGATGTGGAGCTGGACGGTGACAAGGACGCGATCGCGAAGCTGCACGAGACGAAGCAGCTCGGGATCTGA
- the priA gene encoding bifunctional 1-(5-phosphoribosyl)-5-((5-phosphoribosylamino)methylideneamino)imidazole-4-carboxamide isomerase/phosphoribosylanthranilate isomerase PriA produces the protein MTSNPSGKLELLPAVDVRDGQAVRLVHGESGTETSYGSPLEAALAWQRAGAEWLHLVDLDAAFGTGDNRELIAGVAERMKELHIKVELSGGIRDDASLAAALATGCTRVNLGTAALETPEWVAKVIAEHGDKIAVGLDVRGTTLRGRGWTRDGGDLYETLERLNKEGCARYVVTDIAKDGTLQGPNLELLRNVCAATDRPVVASGGVSSLDDLRAIAELVPLGVEGSIVGKALYAKAFTLEEALEAVAK, from the coding sequence ATGACGTCGAACCCCTCTGGGAAGCTCGAACTCCTCCCCGCCGTCGACGTCCGTGACGGCCAGGCGGTCCGCCTGGTGCACGGCGAGTCCGGTACGGAGACCTCGTACGGCTCCCCTCTGGAGGCCGCTCTCGCCTGGCAGCGGGCGGGCGCCGAGTGGCTGCACCTGGTGGACCTGGACGCGGCGTTCGGGACCGGCGACAACCGTGAGCTGATCGCCGGGGTCGCGGAACGCATGAAGGAACTGCACATCAAGGTCGAGCTGTCCGGAGGCATCCGCGACGACGCCTCGCTGGCCGCCGCCCTGGCCACCGGCTGCACCCGCGTGAACCTGGGCACGGCCGCCCTGGAGACCCCCGAGTGGGTCGCCAAGGTCATCGCCGAGCACGGCGACAAGATCGCGGTCGGTCTCGACGTACGCGGTACGACGCTGCGCGGTCGCGGCTGGACCCGTGACGGCGGCGACCTGTACGAAACGCTGGAGCGCCTCAACAAGGAGGGCTGCGCGCGGTACGTGGTGACGGACATCGCCAAGGACGGCACCCTGCAGGGCCCGAACCTGGAGCTGCTGCGCAACGTGTGCGCGGCGACGGACCGCCCGGTGGTGGCCTCCGGCGGGGTGTCCTCCCTGGACGACCTGCGGGCCATCGCCGAACTCGTACCCCTCGGTGTCGAGGGCTCCATCGTCGGGAAGGCCCTGTACGCGAAGGCGTTCACCCTGGAAGAGGCCTTGGAGGCGGTAGCCAAGTGA
- a CDS encoding histidinol-phosphate transaminase, whose protein sequence is MTRIDDLPVRDELRGKSPYGAPQLDVPVRLNTNENPYPLPEPLVERIAERVREAARNLNRYPDRDAVELRTELAKYLTDTGKYAVGLENVWAANGSNEVIQQLLQTFGGPGRTAIGFEPSYSMHGLIARGTGTGWISGPRNDDFTVDLAAAERAIAEHRPDVVFITTPNNPTGNAVPPETVIALYEAAHAAKPSMVVVDEAYIEFSHGDSLLPLLEGRPHLVVSRTMSKAFGAAGLRLGYLAAHPAVVDAVQLVRLPYHLSAVTQATALAALEHTETLLKYVEQLKAERDRLVAELRAIGYEVTESDANFVQFGRFADAHEVWQKILDRGVLVRDNGVPGWLRVSAGTPEENDAFLDAVRELKKEQNA, encoded by the coding sequence GTGACGCGTATCGACGATCTCCCCGTACGGGACGAGCTGCGCGGCAAGTCCCCCTACGGCGCGCCTCAACTCGACGTCCCCGTACGCCTGAACACCAACGAGAACCCGTACCCGCTGCCCGAACCCCTCGTCGAGCGCATCGCCGAGCGGGTGCGCGAGGCCGCCCGGAACCTCAACCGCTACCCCGACCGGGACGCGGTGGAGCTGCGCACCGAACTGGCCAAGTACCTGACGGACACCGGTAAGTACGCGGTCGGCCTCGAGAACGTATGGGCGGCCAACGGCTCGAACGAAGTCATCCAGCAACTGCTGCAGACCTTCGGCGGGCCGGGCCGTACGGCGATCGGCTTCGAGCCCTCGTACTCGATGCACGGCCTGATCGCGCGCGGCACGGGGACCGGCTGGATCTCCGGCCCCCGCAACGACGACTTCACGGTCGACCTCGCCGCCGCCGAGCGGGCGATCGCCGAGCACCGGCCGGACGTCGTCTTCATCACGACCCCCAACAACCCCACGGGCAACGCCGTTCCGCCCGAGACGGTCATCGCGCTGTACGAGGCCGCGCACGCGGCGAAGCCGTCCATGGTGGTCGTGGACGAGGCGTACATCGAGTTCAGCCACGGCGACTCGCTGCTGCCGCTGCTCGAAGGCCGGCCGCATCTGGTCGTCTCGCGGACCATGTCGAAGGCGTTCGGCGCGGCCGGGCTGCGGCTCGGTTATCTCGCCGCGCACCCGGCGGTGGTGGACGCCGTCCAGCTCGTACGGCTGCCGTATCACCTGTCGGCGGTCACACAGGCGACCGCGCTCGCCGCCCTGGAGCACACCGAGACGCTGCTGAAGTACGTCGAGCAGCTGAAGGCCGAGCGGGACCGGCTGGTCGCCGAGCTGCGGGCGATCGGCTACGAAGTGACCGAGTCCGACGCCAACTTCGTGCAGTTCGGGCGGTTCGCCGACGCCCATGAGGTCTGGCAGAAGATCCTCGACCGGGGCGTCCTGGTCCGGGACAACGGCGTACCGGGGTGGCTGCGGGTCAGCGCCGGTACACCCGAAGAGAACGACGCGTTCCTCGACGCGGTACGTGAACTCAAGAAGGAGCAGAACGCATGA
- the hisF gene encoding imidazole glycerol phosphate synthase subunit HisF has product MTLAVRVIPCLDVDNGRVVKGVNFQNLRDAGDPVEMAKVYDAEGADELTFLDITASSGNRETTYDVVRRTAEQVFIPLTVGGGVRTTEDVDKLLRAGADKVGVNTAAIARPELIREIAERFGRQVLVLSVDARRTPSGSFEVTTHGGRRGTGIDAVEWAHQAAELGAGEILLNSMDADGTKDGYDIEMIEAVRKHVTVPLIASGGAGQLADFPPAITAGADAVLAASVFHFGDLRIGQVKETLRGAGHPVR; this is encoded by the coding sequence ATGACCCTCGCCGTACGAGTCATCCCCTGCCTGGACGTCGACAACGGCCGGGTCGTCAAGGGCGTCAACTTCCAGAACCTGCGCGACGCTGGCGACCCCGTCGAGATGGCGAAGGTGTACGACGCCGAGGGCGCCGACGAGCTGACATTCCTGGACATCACGGCCTCGTCGGGCAACCGCGAGACGACGTACGACGTGGTGCGGCGCACGGCGGAGCAGGTGTTCATTCCGCTGACGGTCGGCGGCGGGGTCCGTACCACCGAGGACGTCGACAAACTGCTGCGGGCGGGCGCGGACAAGGTGGGCGTGAACACGGCCGCGATCGCCCGCCCCGAGCTGATCCGGGAGATCGCCGAACGCTTCGGTCGGCAGGTGCTCGTCCTGTCGGTCGACGCCCGCAGGACTCCGTCCGGAAGCTTCGAGGTGACGACCCACGGCGGGCGGCGCGGCACAGGCATCGACGCCGTCGAATGGGCGCACCAGGCCGCCGAGTTGGGCGCGGGCGAGATCCTGCTCAACTCGATGGACGCGGACGGCACGAAGGACGGCTACGACATCGAGATGATCGAGGCGGTACGCAAGCACGTCACCGTCCCGCTGATCGCCAGCGGCGGCGCCGGACAGCTCGCCGACTTCCCGCCGGCGATCACAGCGGGTGCGGACGCGGTGCTCGCGGCCTCCGTCTTCCACTTCGGTGACCTGCGAATCGGCCAGGTCAAGGAGACGCTGCGGGGGGCGGGGCATCCCGTGCGGTAG
- a CDS encoding oxidoreductase, whose product MTEGVGIRDGVRDVDPPEDLTAAETGMWQAFRNGSMYDLRTGDTTADDPHRGRPWGPERSVRARVVAMLLLNGPPALDGRVSSLKLTGIRITGVLDLAGGTIVPYVEMNGCRFEKELLLPETRFTTVRLVGCSVPRLEAARLHTEGDLHLPRCRFHHGVRLTDAHIGTDLLLNQAVVHRDRHGRSITGDGITVGQDLQAEMLESDGELSLRGATVGVSLSLRGSRLKNPHDRLALNAPQLTVERTLYMTPAGVGNPRQTSGRTPARGTRVQRFACEGGIRLDDGRFGDAVDFEQARFILRDDQEISLRRVQVPELRFLGERPRRGRVVLSGARVVNLMDAAASWPGAGQLQMGGFQYENLVPRGPFPLARRLEWVAAATPEYNPEPYERLAAVLRDGGEEEDAREVLLAKQRHRREFLPPAARLWGYVQDWTVAYGYRPGRAALWMAVLWAATSLAFRHADHPPIKTGEHPPWNPSLFALDLLLPVIDLGQVGYWQLHGGWQWLAAAVILLGWILATAVAAGATRLLRRG is encoded by the coding sequence GTGACAGAGGGTGTCGGCATCCGGGACGGGGTCCGGGACGTGGATCCGCCAGAGGATCTCACCGCCGCCGAGACGGGAATGTGGCAGGCGTTCCGCAACGGCAGCATGTACGACCTGCGCACCGGGGACACCACCGCGGACGATCCGCACCGCGGCCGTCCATGGGGCCCGGAGCGGAGTGTGCGGGCCCGCGTCGTGGCCATGCTGCTGCTGAACGGGCCGCCCGCGCTGGACGGCCGCGTCTCGTCCCTGAAGCTGACCGGCATCCGGATCACCGGCGTACTCGATCTCGCGGGCGGCACGATCGTCCCGTATGTCGAGATGAATGGCTGCCGTTTCGAGAAGGAACTCCTGCTGCCGGAGACCCGGTTCACGACCGTGCGCCTGGTCGGCTGCTCGGTGCCGCGGCTCGAGGCGGCCCGGCTGCACACCGAGGGCGATCTGCATCTGCCGCGCTGCCGCTTCCACCACGGCGTACGCCTCACCGACGCGCACATCGGCACGGACCTGCTGCTCAACCAGGCCGTGGTCCACCGGGACCGGCACGGCCGCTCGATCACCGGCGACGGGATCACCGTCGGCCAGGACCTGCAGGCCGAAATGCTGGAATCCGACGGCGAGTTGAGCCTGCGCGGCGCCACGGTCGGCGTCTCGCTCAGTCTGCGCGGCAGCCGGCTGAAGAACCCGCACGACCGGCTGGCACTGAACGCCCCGCAGCTGACCGTGGAGCGCACGCTCTATATGACGCCCGCGGGCGTAGGCAATCCGCGGCAGACCAGCGGCAGGACTCCGGCGCGCGGGACGCGCGTGCAGCGGTTCGCGTGCGAGGGCGGGATCCGGCTGGACGACGGGCGGTTCGGGGACGCGGTGGACTTCGAGCAGGCCCGCTTCATCCTGAGGGACGACCAGGAGATATCGCTGCGCCGAGTGCAGGTTCCCGAGCTGCGCTTCCTCGGGGAGCGGCCGCGGCGCGGGCGGGTCGTGCTGTCCGGGGCCCGGGTCGTCAACCTCATGGACGCGGCGGCCAGTTGGCCGGGCGCGGGCCAGTTGCAGATGGGCGGCTTCCAGTACGAGAACCTCGTGCCGCGCGGCCCCTTCCCACTCGCCCGGCGCCTGGAGTGGGTGGCCGCCGCGACCCCCGAGTACAACCCGGAGCCGTACGAGCGGCTGGCGGCCGTACTGCGCGACGGCGGCGAGGAGGAGGACGCACGCGAGGTACTGCTCGCCAAGCAGCGCCACCGCCGCGAGTTCCTGCCGCCCGCGGCCAGGCTCTGGGGGTACGTACAGGACTGGACGGTGGCCTACGGGTACCGCCCCGGACGGGCCGCCCTATGGATGGCGGTGCTGTGGGCGGCGACTTCACTCGCCTTCCGCCACGCGGACCACCCACCGATCAAAACGGGCGAGCATCCCCCGTGGAACCCCTCCCTCTTCGCCCTGGACCTGCTCCTGCCCGTCATTGACCTCGGCCAAGTGGGCTACTGGCAGTTACACGGCGGCTGGCAGTGGCTGGCCGCCGCGGTGATCCTCCTCGGCTGGATCCTGGCAACAGCGGTAGCGGCAGGCGCGACACGGCTGCTCCGCCGGGGCTGA
- a CDS encoding RidA family protein, whose amino-acid sequence MSDVRRVVTGAPWEENFGYSRAVELPNGLVLVSGCTSIVDGQIAGGDPHEQTINSFKVAFAALEQLGLGRDDVVRTRMYITHARDVDDIGRAHKELFDSVRPAASMIIVSGFVDPSLVVEVEVEAFRPGGEHGEPTA is encoded by the coding sequence GTGAGCGACGTACGACGCGTCGTGACCGGCGCGCCCTGGGAGGAGAACTTCGGTTACTCACGAGCGGTGGAGCTGCCGAACGGCCTGGTGCTCGTCTCCGGCTGCACGTCCATCGTGGACGGCCAGATCGCCGGAGGCGACCCTCACGAGCAGACGATCAACTCCTTCAAGGTCGCGTTCGCCGCGCTGGAGCAACTGGGTCTCGGCCGCGACGACGTCGTGCGTACGCGCATGTACATCACCCACGCCCGGGACGTGGACGACATCGGACGTGCTCACAAGGAGCTGTTCGACTCCGTCAGGCCCGCCGCATCCATGATCATCGTCTCCGGCTTCGTGGACCCCAGCCTGGTCGTCGAGGTCGAGGTGGAGGCGTTCCGCCCCGGCGGAGAACACGGAGAGCCCACAGCATGA
- the hisH gene encoding imidazole glycerol phosphate synthase subunit HisH: MELSTPSKRVVVFDYGFGNVRSAERALARAGADVEITRDFDKAMNADGLLVPGVGAFASCMQGLTEARGNWIIDRRLSGGRPVMGICVGMQILFARGIEHGVETEGLDEWPGSVEPLQADIVPHMGWNTVAAPAGSELFAGLDADARFYFVHSYAVHDWSLETANPAMRAPLVTWSTHGKPFVAAVENGALWATQFHPEKSGDAGAQLLKNWIGTL, translated from the coding sequence ATGGAATTGAGCACCCCTTCAAAACGAGTGGTCGTCTTCGACTACGGCTTCGGGAACGTACGGTCCGCCGAACGCGCTCTCGCGCGCGCGGGTGCCGACGTCGAGATAACCCGCGACTTCGACAAGGCCATGAACGCGGACGGGCTGCTGGTGCCCGGAGTCGGTGCCTTCGCTTCCTGTATGCAGGGACTGACGGAAGCCCGCGGCAACTGGATCATCGACCGCCGGCTGTCGGGCGGGCGGCCCGTGATGGGCATCTGCGTCGGTATGCAGATCCTCTTCGCGCGCGGCATCGAGCACGGCGTGGAGACCGAGGGCCTGGACGAGTGGCCCGGCTCGGTCGAGCCGCTCCAGGCCGACATCGTGCCGCACATGGGCTGGAACACTGTGGCGGCACCGGCCGGTTCGGAGCTGTTCGCGGGCCTGGACGCCGACGCCCGCTTCTACTTCGTGCACTCGTACGCCGTCCACGACTGGTCCCTGGAGACCGCGAACCCGGCGATGCGCGCGCCCCTGGTGACCTGGTCGACGCACGGCAAGCCGTTCGTGGCGGCCGTGGAGAACGGCGCCCTGTGGGCGACGCAGTTCCACCCCGAGAAGTCCGGCGACGCCGGAGCGCAGCTGCTGAAGAACTGGATCGGAACCCTCTGA